A genome region from Salvia splendens isolate huo1 chromosome 19, SspV2, whole genome shotgun sequence includes the following:
- the LOC121780241 gene encoding ABC transporter F family member 4-like encodes MGKKKSDEAGAGTKSKQGGKEKFSVTELLASMDAKPEKPKKASASTSKPKPKPAPKVSSYIDGIDLPSSDEEEQELGSEEEAHLIEVNSRRNIAKPIDTGLTDKELKKRGKKDVLVAQAAEVAKKEALRDDRDAFTVVIGSRASVLDGENDADANVKDITVENFSVAARGKELLKNTSVKISHGKRYGLVGPNGMGKSTLLKLLAWRKIPVPKNIDVLLVEQEVVGDDRTALEAVVSANEELVKLREEVAALQDASNMSTGDGEEDDDEGNDVGEKLSELYEKLQLMGSDAAEAQASKILAGLGFTKDMQSRATRSFSGGWRMRISLARALFVQPTLLLLDEPTNHLDLRAVLWLEEYLCRWKKTLIVVSHDRDFLNTVCNEIIHLHDLKLHLYRGNFDDFEGGYEQRRKEANKKSEAYEKQLRNAKRSGSRTQQEKVKDRAKFNAAKEASKSKSKGKVDEDEPIAEAPRKWKDYTVEFHFPEPTELTPPLLQLLEVSFSYPNREDFRLSNVDVGIDMGTRVAIVGPNGAGKSTLLNLLAGDLVPTKGEVRRSQKLRIGRYSQHFVDLLIMDETPVQYLLRLHPEQEGLSKQEAVRAKLGKFGLPSHNHLTPIAKLSGGQKARVVFTSISMSKPHILLLDEPTNHLDMQSIDALADALDEFTGGVVLVSHDSRLISRVCQDEERSQIWVVENGTVEAFPDSFEDYKDELVKEIRAEVDD; translated from the coding sequence ATGGGTAAGAAGAAATCAGATGAAGCTGGTGCTGGTACAAAGTCGAAGCAGGGTGGGAAGGAGAAGTTCTCGGTGACTGAATTACTCGCGAGCATGGATGCAAAACCTGAAAAGCCGAAGAAAGCAAGCGCCTCCACTAGTAAACCCAAGCCAAAACCTGCTCCTAAAGTCTCGTCTTACATTGATGGTATAGATCTTCCTTCATCTGATGAAGAGGAACAGGAATTGGGCTCAGAGGAGGAGGCACATCTGATTGAGGTAAACAGCCGCAGAAATATTGCAAAGCCTATTGACACAGGTCTCACCGACAAAGAGTTGAAGAAGCGTGGAAAGAAGGATGTGCTTGTGGCTCAGGCTGCAGAGGTAGCCAAAAAGGAGGCACTCAGGGATGATCGTGATGCGTTTACTGTTGTAATTGGTAGCCGGGCTTCTGTACTTGATGGTGAAAATGATGCTGATGCCAATGTCAAAGATATAACAGTTGAAAACTTCTCTGTTGCTGCTCGAGGGAAAGAACTGTTGAAGAATACTTCGGTGAAAATCTCTCATGGGAAGAGATATGGATTGGTTGGGCCCAATGGAATGGGTAAATCTACCCTGTTAAAGCTTCTTGCTTGGAGAAAGATACCTGTGCCCAAAAATATTGATGTACTTTTGGTTGAACAAGAGGTCGTTGGTGATGATAGAACAGCTCTTGAAGCAGTTGTTTCAGCCAACGAAGAACTCGTCAAACTTCGAGAAGAAGTTGCTGCTTTGCAGGATGCATCAAATATGTCCACTGGTGACGGGgaggaagatgatgatgaagggAATGATGTGGGAGAGAAGCTGAGTGAATTGTATGAGAAGTTGCAGTTGATGGGATCAGATGCTGCTGAGGCCCAAGCTTCTAAAATTCTTGCTGGGTTGGGTTTTACTAAAGATATGCAGAGTCGAGCAACACGGTCCTTTAGTGGTGGTTGGAGGATGAGAATTTCATTGGCTAGAGCACTGTTTGTTCAGCCTACTTTGTTGCTGTTGGATGAGCCTACAAATCATCTCGACCTCAGGGCTGTTCTCTGGTTGGAAGAATACTTATGCAGGTGGAAGAAAACTCTTATTGTTGTCTCACACGACCGGGATTTTCTAAATACAGTTTGCAATGAGATTATCCATCTCCATGATTTGAAGCTTCACCTTTATCGTGGAAATTTTGATGATTTCGAAGGTGGATATGAACAGCGCCGCAAAGAGGCGAATAAGAAGAGCGAGGCATATGAAAAGCAGCTCAGAAATGCCAAGAGATCTGGCAGTCGAACCCAGCAGGAGAAGGTCAAGGATCGAGCTAAATTTAATGCTGCCAAGGAAGCCTCGAAGAGCAAGAGTAAGGGTAAGGTTGATGAGGATGAGCCTATTGCAGAGGCACCACGGAAATGGAAAGATTACACAGTGGAGTTCCATTTCCCTGAGCCTACTGAGCTAACACCACCACTTCTGCAACTACTCGAAGTTAGCTTTAGCTACCCAAATCGCGAGGACTTCAGGCTGTCTAATGTGGATGTGGGCATTGATATGGGGACCCGTGTAGCAATTGTCGGACCCAATGGAGCTGGAAAATCAACCTTGCTCAACCTTCTTGCTGGAGATTTGGTTCCAACAAAGGGTGAGGTGAGGAGAAGTCAGAAACTGAGGATAGGCAGATACTCGCAGCACTTTGTGGATCTCCTGATAATGGATGAAACACCCGTTCAGTATCTACTTCGATTACATCCGGAACAAGAAGGGCTCAGCAAGCAAGAGGCTGTCCGGGCAAAGCTTGGCAAGTTTGGACTTCCCAGCCACAACCATCTGACTCCTATTGCAAAACTATCCGGAGGGCAGAAGGCGCGCGTGGTTTTCACTTCCATATCCATGTCTAAGCCGCACATTCTACTGTTGGATGAGCCGACCAATCATTTAGATATGCAGAGTATTGATGCATTGGCAGATGCGCTGGATGAGTTCACAGGAGGAGTCGTTCTCGTCAGCCATGACTCGAGGCTTATATCGCGCGTGTGCCAAGATGAAGAAAGGAGCCAGATATGGGTGGTGGAAAACGGAACTGTTGAGGCCTTCCCTGATTCATTTGAAGACTACAAGGATGAGCTTGTCAAGGAAATCAGAGCCGAGGTTGACGATTGA